Proteins from one Streptomyces sp. 840.1 genomic window:
- a CDS encoding globin domain-containing protein, producing the protein MLSDQSARVVRATLPAVGASLGTITEVFYRHMFEERPELLRGLFNRANQASGAQRDALAGAVAAFATALMEHPGERPDAVLGRIANKHASLGITADQYTLVARHLLGAVAEVLGDVVTPAVAAAWDEVYWLMANALIAMEARLYAEARVEDGAVWHTMEITERHEETPDAVSFDLGHPDGSPGGAFVPGQYVSVQAQLPDGAYQIRQYSLSTAPGRETWRITVKRERSADGRVPEGEVSSWLHANARPGDTLQVSLPFGDLLLPEGDSPLLLASAGIGVTPMLAMLEHLATVSPERPVAVVHADRSPVHHAHRLELSERVAQLPNASLHLWYEVTDHPDAAGDHVNEGWADITPISPAPGTIAFLCGPLPFMKTVRTDLLAHGLSPRDIHYEVFGPDLWLSK; encoded by the coding sequence ATGCTCTCCGATCAGTCGGCGCGGGTCGTCCGCGCCACGCTCCCCGCGGTGGGAGCGTCCCTCGGCACTATCACCGAGGTGTTCTACCGCCACATGTTCGAGGAACGTCCGGAACTGCTGCGAGGCCTGTTCAACCGGGCGAACCAGGCCAGCGGCGCCCAGCGCGACGCTCTCGCCGGGGCGGTTGCCGCCTTCGCGACCGCTCTGATGGAGCATCCCGGCGAGCGCCCCGACGCGGTACTGGGACGCATCGCGAACAAGCACGCCTCGCTGGGCATCACCGCGGACCAGTACACCTTGGTCGCCCGTCACCTCCTCGGAGCCGTCGCGGAGGTCCTCGGTGACGTGGTGACCCCGGCGGTGGCGGCCGCATGGGACGAGGTCTACTGGCTCATGGCCAACGCCCTCATCGCCATGGAGGCCCGCCTGTACGCCGAGGCCCGGGTCGAGGACGGCGCCGTCTGGCACACCATGGAAATCACGGAACGCCATGAAGAGACTCCGGACGCGGTCTCTTTCGACCTGGGCCACCCCGACGGGTCGCCCGGCGGAGCCTTCGTCCCCGGCCAGTACGTCAGCGTCCAAGCCCAACTCCCCGACGGCGCGTACCAGATACGGCAGTACAGCCTGTCCACAGCCCCCGGCCGCGAGACCTGGCGCATCACCGTCAAGCGAGAGCGCTCCGCCGACGGCCGGGTGCCCGAGGGTGAAGTCTCCTCGTGGCTGCACGCGAACGCCCGTCCCGGCGACACCCTGCAGGTCTCCCTGCCCTTCGGTGACCTGCTGCTCCCCGAGGGCGACAGCCCGCTCCTGCTCGCCTCCGCCGGCATCGGTGTGACCCCGATGCTGGCCATGCTGGAGCACCTGGCCACCGTGTCACCGGAACGCCCCGTGGCCGTCGTCCACGCCGACCGTTCGCCCGTCCACCACGCCCACCGGCTCGAACTCTCCGAACGCGTCGCACAGCTCCCCAACGCCTCGTTGCACCTGTGGTACGAGGTCACCGACCACCCGGACGCCGCCGGTGACCACGTCAACGAGGGCTGGGCCGACATCACCCCCATCTCCCCGGCCCCCGGCACCATCGCGTTCCTGTGCGGGCCGCTGCCCTTCATGAAGACCGTCCGCACCGACCTGCTGGCCCACGGACTGAGCCCCAGGGACATCCACTACGAGGTGTTCGGCCCGGACCTGTGGCTGAGCAAGTAG